In the Thauera sedimentorum genome, one interval contains:
- the putA gene encoding trifunctional transcriptional regulator/proline dehydrogenase/L-glutamate gamma-semialdehyde dehydrogenase — translation MNTPVSFPAAEAALPDAPREASRRQIDAAWRMPEPECVPPLIRAARVDDALQGRIAQLAHKLVSGLRSKRVRSSGVDALMKEFSLSSQEGVALMCLAEALLRVPDRATADRLIRDKLAGGDWRSHIGNSPSLFVNAATWGLLITGRLVATPSAEGLASALTRLLARGGEPLIRKGMDLAMRMLGEQFVTGRTIDEALDRGRSAEKRGYRYSFDMLGEAAMTAADAERYYRSYEEAIHAIGKGSAGRGTIDGNGISVKLSALHPRYVWAQRERVMGELLARMKDLCLLARQYDIGLNIDAEEADRLDLSLDLLEALAHDPALAGWNGLGFVVQAYQKRAPYVLDWIIDLARASGRRIMVRLVKGAYWDAEIKRAQMDGMAGYPVFTRKVYTDVSYLACARKLLGARDAIYPQFATHNAHTLAAVFHLAGDGYAQGDYEFQCLHGMGEPLYDQLVGNPELRRLVRIYAPVGSHETLLAYLVRRLLENGANSSFVNRIVDENIPVEALIADPVAEAAPLAGAPHPRIPLPAELYGAARANSAGVDLASETVRERIAAALAASRSVPAQAGPMLAEAVPGSAAARPVPNPADHDDIVGQVVEAGTAEVEAALAAASAAAPAWAARPPAERADCLARAADLLERDGDQLMALAVREAGKTWANAVAELREAVDFCRYYAAQAREFDNGTHQPLGPVVCISPWNFPLAIFTGQLAAALAAGNPVIAKPAEQTPLIAAAAVRLFHEAGVPAGALQLLPGRGETVGAALVADPRVRGVMFTGSTEVAALINRQLAARGGNVPLIAETGGQNAMIVDSTALPEQVVADVLASSFDSAGQRCSALRVLCLQEDVADGMLEMLQGAAQELSIGNPADVRRDVGPVIDMDARNGLEAHVAAMQAAGCRVTRPALPADCARGTYVAPTIIEIDDLARLGREQFGPILHVLRFRERDLERLVDSINASGYGLTMGVHTRIDETIARVVTRAHVGNLYVNRNMIGAVVGVQPFGGEGLSGTGPKAGGPLYLHRLLARTPGPVFERPAAELPALDAFAEWLERDGRALLEGDDIAVLRDRLDAYRTRRIDGLTLTLPGPTGEDDSLRFVPRGRIAGVASGSAARLHQVLVALATGNRLLLDDNDITRKLAAALPPALAAQIELDAGWQEADFGALLFDGPDSEADAWRVRLAARRGPIVGLLRPEPEYDPARLVHERTVSVNTAAAGGNASLMAMGG, via the coding sequence GGATGCGCTGATGAAGGAATTCTCGCTGTCCAGCCAGGAAGGCGTTGCGCTGATGTGCCTGGCCGAAGCCCTGCTGCGCGTGCCCGACCGCGCCACCGCCGACCGCCTGATCCGCGACAAGCTGGCCGGCGGCGACTGGCGCTCGCACATTGGCAACAGCCCCTCGCTGTTCGTCAATGCCGCCACCTGGGGCCTGCTGATCACCGGCCGCCTGGTGGCCACCCCCAGCGCAGAAGGCCTGGCCAGCGCGCTCACCCGCCTGCTGGCGCGCGGCGGCGAGCCGCTGATCCGCAAGGGCATGGACCTGGCGATGCGCATGCTGGGCGAGCAGTTCGTCACCGGGCGCACCATCGATGAGGCGCTCGACCGCGGCCGCAGCGCCGAGAAGCGCGGCTACCGCTACTCCTTCGACATGCTGGGCGAGGCGGCCATGACCGCGGCCGACGCCGAGCGCTACTACCGCTCCTACGAGGAAGCGATCCACGCCATCGGCAAGGGCTCGGCCGGGCGCGGCACGATCGACGGCAACGGCATCTCGGTCAAGCTCTCCGCCCTGCACCCGCGCTACGTGTGGGCGCAGCGCGAGCGCGTGATGGGTGAACTGCTGGCGCGCATGAAGGACCTTTGCCTGCTCGCCCGCCAGTACGACATCGGCCTCAACATCGACGCCGAGGAGGCCGACCGCCTCGACCTCTCGCTGGACCTGCTCGAAGCGCTTGCGCACGACCCGGCACTGGCCGGCTGGAACGGCCTGGGTTTCGTGGTACAGGCCTACCAGAAGCGTGCGCCCTACGTGCTCGACTGGATCATCGACCTCGCCCGCGCCAGCGGCCGGCGCATCATGGTGCGCCTGGTCAAGGGCGCCTATTGGGATGCCGAGATCAAGCGCGCGCAGATGGACGGCATGGCCGGCTACCCGGTGTTCACCCGCAAGGTGTACACCGACGTGTCTTATCTGGCCTGCGCCCGCAAGCTGCTCGGCGCACGCGACGCCATCTACCCGCAGTTCGCCACCCACAACGCCCACACCCTGGCGGCGGTGTTCCACCTCGCGGGCGACGGCTATGCCCAGGGCGACTACGAGTTCCAGTGCCTGCACGGCATGGGCGAACCGCTCTACGACCAGCTGGTCGGCAACCCCGAGCTGCGCCGTCTGGTGCGCATCTACGCGCCGGTCGGCAGCCACGAGACCCTGCTCGCCTACCTGGTCCGCCGCCTGCTGGAAAACGGCGCCAACTCGAGCTTCGTGAACCGCATCGTGGACGAGAACATCCCGGTCGAGGCGCTGATCGCCGATCCGGTGGCCGAGGCGGCGCCACTCGCCGGCGCCCCGCACCCGCGCATCCCGCTGCCGGCCGAACTCTACGGCGCGGCGCGCGCCAACTCCGCGGGCGTCGATCTCGCCTCCGAGACCGTGCGCGAACGCATCGCCGCCGCGCTGGCCGCCAGCCGCAGCGTTCCCGCGCAAGCCGGGCCGATGCTGGCCGAAGCAGTGCCCGGCAGCGCCGCCGCGCGCCCCGTGCCCAACCCCGCCGACCATGACGACATCGTCGGCCAGGTCGTCGAAGCCGGCACCGCCGAAGTCGAAGCCGCCCTTGCCGCAGCCAGCGCCGCCGCCCCCGCCTGGGCCGCCCGTCCGCCGGCCGAGCGCGCCGACTGCCTGGCGCGCGCCGCCGACCTGCTGGAGCGCGACGGCGACCAGCTGATGGCACTGGCGGTGCGCGAGGCGGGCAAGACCTGGGCCAACGCGGTCGCCGAACTGCGCGAGGCGGTGGACTTCTGCCGCTACTACGCCGCCCAGGCGCGCGAATTCGACAACGGCACCCACCAGCCGCTGGGGCCTGTGGTGTGCATCAGCCCGTGGAACTTCCCGCTCGCCATCTTCACCGGCCAGCTGGCCGCGGCATTGGCCGCCGGCAACCCGGTGATCGCCAAGCCGGCCGAGCAGACCCCGCTGATCGCCGCCGCCGCGGTGCGCCTGTTCCATGAAGCCGGCGTGCCGGCCGGCGCGCTGCAGCTGCTGCCCGGACGCGGTGAGACCGTTGGCGCCGCGCTGGTGGCCGACCCGCGGGTGCGCGGGGTGATGTTCACCGGGTCCACCGAAGTGGCCGCGCTGATCAACCGCCAGCTCGCCGCGCGCGGCGGCAACGTGCCGCTGATCGCCGAGACCGGCGGGCAGAACGCCATGATCGTGGATTCCACCGCGCTGCCCGAGCAGGTGGTGGCCGACGTGCTCGCGTCCAGCTTCGACTCCGCCGGCCAGCGCTGCTCGGCGCTGCGCGTGCTGTGCCTGCAGGAAGACGTGGCCGACGGCATGCTGGAGATGCTGCAGGGCGCCGCGCAGGAGTTGAGCATCGGCAACCCGGCCGACGTGCGCCGCGACGTCGGCCCGGTGATCGACATGGACGCCCGCAACGGGCTGGAAGCCCACGTCGCCGCGATGCAGGCCGCCGGCTGCCGGGTCACCCGCCCGGCCCTGCCCGCCGACTGCGCCCGCGGCACCTATGTGGCGCCGACCATCATCGAGATCGACGACCTCGCCCGCCTCGGGCGCGAGCAGTTCGGTCCCATCCTGCATGTGCTGCGCTTCCGCGAGCGCGACCTGGAGCGCCTGGTGGACAGCATCAACGCCAGTGGCTACGGCCTCACCATGGGCGTGCATACCCGCATCGACGAGACCATCGCCCGCGTGGTGACGCGCGCGCATGTCGGCAACCTGTACGTGAACCGCAACATGATCGGCGCAGTGGTCGGCGTGCAGCCCTTTGGCGGCGAGGGTCTGTCCGGCACCGGCCCCAAGGCCGGCGGCCCGCTCTACCTGCACCGCCTGCTGGCGCGCACGCCCGGCCCGGTGTTCGAGCGCCCCGCCGCAGAGTTGCCGGCACTCGACGCCTTCGCCGAATGGCTGGAGCGCGACGGCCGCGCGCTGCTCGAGGGTGACGACATCGCCGTGCTGCGCGACCGCCTGGACGCCTACCGCACGCGCCGCATCGACGGCCTCACGCTGACCCTGCCCGGCCCCACCGGCGAGGACGACAGCCTGCGCTTCGTGCCGCGCGGACGCATCGCCGGCGTGGCCAGTGGCTCGGCCGCCCGCCTGCATCAGGTGCTGGTCGCGCTGGCCACCGGCAACCGCCTGCTGCTGGACGACAACGACATCACCCGCAAGCTCGCCGCCGCGCTGCCGCCGGCGCTGGCCGCGCAGATCGAGCTCGACGCCGGCTGGCAGGAGGCGGATTTCGGCGCGCTGCTGTTCGACGGCCCGGACAGCGAGGCCGACGCCTGGCGGGTACGCCTGGCCGCGCGCCGCGGTCCCATCGTCGGCCTGCTGCGCCCCGAGCCGGAGTACGACCCCGCCCGCCTGGTGCACGAGCGCACGGTGAGCGTGAACACCGCCGCCGCCGGCGGCAACGCCAGCCTGATGGCCATGGGCGGCTAG